A region of the Rhodothermus bifroesti genome:
TGCCGCTGCAGGAGTTGCACAAAGCCCTCGACGATGCTGCGTCGAACCTGGGGATAGCTGATGAGCAACCGATTATCGCAATACATTGGGGCCTTCAAGCCAGAAGCCCAACAGAAGGGCGTCTCGGGTGCAAACGAAACGGCGCCAATGGTCAGTAGCACCGTAGCCACCTGTCGCGCCAGCACATCTTCAGGCGTCATGCCGATCAAGGGTAGTTTGTGTCCAAGTCCCGTAAAGATACCAGAGGCCGGTAGCAACGGTCAGCGCCAACAACGCCAGCAAGGCGATCAGTGGCAGGGAGCTACCCAAAACAGCACGGGCACCTTCGCCGGCCGCACCTGGCAAGCGGCGCAAGACCATTAAAAGCAGCATTCCTATCAGAAACGCCAGCTGCACAGCCGTTTTTGTTTTAGCCAGCGGTAACGTGCGTAAACTTCGGCCGTGCGCCTCGGCCCAAGTTCGCAGCGCAGTCACCAGCAGATCCCGCCCTGCAATAACCCCGACCGCCCACCAGGGCACATGCTTAGGCAGGAGTACAGCTAGGCAGCCAAACGTTCCTAGCACCAGCACTTTATCCGCAAACGGATCCAGGAACTGCCCCAACCGCGTGCGTGCTTTAAGGCGGCGAGCCAGTTTGCCATCTAAATAGTCCGAAAACGCAGCCGCAACGAAAAGCCCCAGCGCCGCCAAGTGTCCAGTAAACGTGCCGTTGAGCAGCAACAGCAAAAGCAGCGGCGTGAGCGCAATGCGCGCAAACGTAAGCGTATTAGGTAAGTAACGCATCCGCGTGGACGTTGGCCCACGAAAGTTTTGCTAAAGAGTACAAACGGCCAAGTGCGCCTGCAAGTTCATCCTGCGGCTACGAGATTTTTATCAACGGCTGCCTGACATTCTGGCACATTTCCATGCACGGCATTGTTCTTGATAAAGTCTAGGCGCGTCACAGCAAACGTGCAAATTGTCTGACCTCAACAGCGGGTGATTGTACTATGGGCAAGATTATCGGCATCGACCTGGGCACGACGAACTCGGTTGTAGCCATTATGGAAGGCGGCGAGCCCAAGGTAATTGTCAACGCAGAAGGCTCGCGTACCACACCATCGGTAGTGGCTTTTACGACAGATGGCGAACGCCTCGTGGGCGCCCCAGCCAAGCGACAAGCGATCACAAACCCTAAAAACACGATTTTTTCGATTAAGCGCTTTATGGGGCGCTTCTATGATGAGGTGACCGAAGAGATCAAGATGGTGCCCTACAAGGTCGTGCGGGGCGACAACAATACTGTCCGCGTAGAAGTCGAGGTAGGCGGGGAAAAGCGTCTGTACACGCCCCAGGAGATTTCGGCTATGATCTTGCAAAAACTAAAACAGACGGCCGAAGACTACCTGGGCGAACCAGTTACCGAAGCTGTGATCACTGTTCCGGCCTACTTTAACGATGCGCAGCGCAAGGCCACAAAGGAAGCCGGTGAAATCGCCGGTCTAAAGGTGCGCCGGATTTTGAATGAGCCTACCGCGGCGGCTTTAGCCTACGGATTGGACAAGAAAGAAAAAGAGCTCAAGATCGCGGTCTACGACCTGGGTGGAGGCACCTACGATATCTCGATTCTAGAGCTAGGCGACGGGGTCTTTGAGGTAAAAGCGACCAACGGCGACACCCACCTGGGGGGTGACAACTTTGACCAGCGGCTGATTGACTACATCGCTGATGAATTTCAGAAGCAGGAAGGCATTGACCTTCGGAAAGACCCCATGGCGCTGCAACGGCTCAAAGAAGCGGCCGAAAAGGCCAAGATTGAACTCTCCAGCGCCATGAAGACCACAATTAACCTGCCGTTCATTACGGCTACACCCGAAGGTCCAAAGCACTTGGTGATGGAAATCACGCGTGCCAAGTTTGAGCAGCTCATCGAAGATCTGGTGGCACGTACCATTCCGCCCATGGAACAGGCCCTTCGGGATGCTAAACTCCGCAAGGAAGACATCGACGAAGTGATCCTGGTGGGTGGATCGACGCGGATTCCGCTGGTGCAACGGACCGTTGAGGAGTTCTTTGGCAAGAAAGCGAACAAGTCGGTCAACCCCGACGAAGTTGTGGCAGTGGGCGCCGCCATTCAAGCGGGCGTACTTGCGGGGGAAGTGCACGATGTGCTCCTGTTGGACGTAACACCGCTCAACCTGGGCATTGAGACGCTCGGCGGTGTGATGACTGTACTTATTCCGGCCAACACAACCATCCCCACCCGCAAGAGCGAAATCTTTACGACGGCCTCGGATAACCAAACTTCGGTCGAAATCCACGTCCTGCAAGGGAACCGTGAGATGGCTGTCGACAACCGCAGCCTGGGGCGGTTCATCCTTGACGGTATTCCTCCAGCACCGCGGGGCGTGCCACAGATCGAAGTCACCTTCGATATCGACGCCAACGGCATTTTGCACGTGTCGGCTCGCGACAAGGCAACCGGCAAAGAGCAGTCCATCCGCATTGAGGCCTCCAGCGGCCTGACGCCGCAGGAAATTGAAAAGATGCGTGAGGATGCACGCCGGCATGCCGCCGAAGACCGGAAGCGGCGTGAGCAGGTTGAAAAGCTCAATCAGGCCGACTCGCTTATCTACATGACCGAAAAGAACCTGCGTGACTACGGCGACAAAATTCCTGCGCCTAAGCGCAGCAAGATCGAATCGGCCCTCGAGCGCCTCAAAACAGTGCACAAGGCGCGCAACTTTGACGAGCTCGACTCGGCCATCGCGCAGCTCAACCAGGCTTGGAATGAGGCCAGCCAAGAGCTCTACCAGGCCCAACAAGCCGCCAGCCAGACTTCGGACGGCAGCTCGGCGCAAGGTGGCGTCCGCGAGGCCGACTACGAAGTGATCGACGAAAATGATCGCTCTAAGTCGTAAGCGCCTAAGGCGCTTACGCTGAAGATAGATGGGCACTACCCCGGCGACGGCATATCCCCCGTCGCCGGGGCTTTTTTAAGGCTCAGGGAGTCGAAAAAGCCGCCTGGCATTGGCGCTAGTAACTTGGGCTACCACCTCAGGGGTAACGCCCTTAAGTGCGGCTACCTTTTCCCCCACGTACCGCACATAGGCTGGTTCGTTACGCTTTCCTCGGTAAGGGGCCGGTGCCAAAAACGGCGCATCTGTTTCCAGTACCAGATGCTCCAGAGGTAACTCGCGCACCAAATCTGCCAATCCACTGTTTTTGAAGGTCACAATGCCTCCAATGCCCAGCAAAAAGCCCAGCTCCATAGCCGCTTCGGCTACCCAAGCCGGTCCGGTAAAACAGTGGAAAATGCCGCGCAATCGCTCTGGATGACGACTAGCTGCACGCTCCTCTCGCAAAATGCGTACGAGATCCTCCGAAGCATCCCGGTTGTGCAAAATTAACGGTAAGTCTTTCTCTATAGCTAACCGGATATGCTTTCGGAGAAATGCTTGCTGGCGGGCCATAAACGAACGGTCCCAGTAATAGTCCAAACCACTTTCGCCAATGGCCACAACGCGTGGATCGTCACAGAGCTGAACAATAGCCGCAAAGTCAGCTTCCGTAGCCGTGCGGGTTTCCGCAGGATGGAGCGCGGCCATGACATAGCAGTCGGGATAGCGATCGCATAATGCGAGTGCCCGATGTATCGAAGCCACATCGATGGCAGGCATCACAATCGCTGTTACCCCAACCTCTCGGGCTCGGTTTATGACCGCCTCCCGATCGGCATCAAAAGCGTCTAGATAGAGGTGTGCGTGCGTATCGATCCACATGATCTCGTAGGCCTTTTGCTTAGGCAACGCTTTAGCACGCTGCCAGATCGTTTGATCGGGATTTCAACCGATCGCGTCCATAGCCAGCAAAGGATCCTGCCTTCTTTTTTGTAATTTTCTCAAAGAGCCAACCGCCTACCTCAGACCCCCCGTGCGTCTTCCACGCCGACTGCGGATTGCTGGACTGTTAAGCTTAGTGGCGTTGCTAACGCTTTGGCCCGTCGGGCGTATAGCCTACGACGGCTGGCGGCTAGTACGGCTTGTGGGGGCGCTTCCTGAAGCGCCCCCACGGGGATTCGACTGGGTAGTTTGGCAAGAGCGCGAAGGCCGCATTGTAGCCGCTTACGTCTTTCCCCAAAGCCCAGCAGCACGAGCCGGTATAAAGGCAGGCGATGTATTTTACCTGTTGGACTTCCAGCAGTTTTTCAACGTCGAGGATCTCAAGCGGGCTATTGATGGCCTGGCGCCGGGAAGCGTACATACATATGCCCTCTTCCGCGACGGGAACTACTTAGAGCTGCGCGTGCGCTTTACGCGCTATCCAACGTTTCTCTACCCGCTTTCGGCTTCATTATGGCAGTTTTCGCTGTGGGGTTTTGTCGTAGGTGCTGTTGTACACGTGCTGGCCTTGATTTTAGTCTTTCCTTTGGCTCGGCGAGGTCTTCGGGCCCGATGGTCTTTGCTGCTTATTTTGGTTTCAGCACTTTGGATTGGGAGCAACTTGCTTCGCCTGCTGATTATCCAATTTTTTGGCCCACCGCTTCCAGGGGGAATGACCGATCGTGCTTTTCAACTGCTGACATTCACGGGATTGGTAGGCTGGATTGGGTTTCCGGTCCTGCTGCTGCGCTACATGCTTCAGGAGCTTCACCTCATCTATACGCCATGGCATTGGAGCGTATACTTTCCCCCTTTGGTACTTGGGTTGGCTGTGGTGGCAGCTACCTTTCGGCCTATCCCGCTGCCAGTAACGCTCGAGGCTTTTGTTGCTCCCATTTTGTTTTATGCCTGCTGCTACATCAGCCTAACGGCAGGGCTGATTTTATGGATACCCCGACGCCGAAGTGGAGATTCTAGGAGGTGGAACCGCACGGGCAGCTTGCTGACTTTTGGCTTTGCTGTCCTGCTAGGGCTTTCGGTGTTGGATGTAGTGCCGCTTTTGGGGCTGGTCAGCGACAGTGCGGTGGGTTGGCTGATTGTCAGTGCTCAGCTGCTTTCGGTTGCGCCCGTAGGACTTGTTTCGCTGGCTACGCTAAAGCTGGGCAAAGTGGATCTGGTACTGGAACGCACACTCAGCTATAGCACAGTTTTAGGTTTAATTTTTCTGGCTTTTGTAGGAGGCATGTCGCTGATAGAGCCAGTTTTGGCCCGCACCACAACGCCCTGGCAGGTTGTGGGTGGCGTGTATGTGGTGCTGCTATTGATCTTTTTTGAACGGATGGCTCGCTGGCTGCAGCGCGAGCTACCTGCGGTTTTTTCTACAGAGCGGCAACGCACCCGCCAAATGCTCAGCCGATTCCAGGAGCAGCTACGCCACATCTTTAGCTACGAAGCCCTAGCACAGCAGACAGTGGAAGTCGTAGGCGAGGCGTTTCGCGTACGCTCAGCCCGGCTGTTTTTCCGACCTGCAGAAACCGAACGCTGGATTAGCAGTGCCTATCATCCAGAACCGCCTTACCTGACCGAACAAGTGCTTGAGGCCCTTTGGCCTTTTATCTATCAAGAAGGTCGCATTTGGGCCCGCAATCCAGAACTCAACGAAAGCCGCCTACCTGAAGCACAAGCCCAGCTGCTAGAAAGTCGTGGCATAACGCTCTTGATCCCTATCCTAGGGGATGGCCAACCTTTAGGAGTGCTCGCTTTAGGGGCCAAACGCGACCGAAGAGATTTTTTCAACCTCGAAGACCTTGACTTGCTACGCGCCTTGAGCAGCCAGCTGGCCTTGGCTATTGAACGGCTCCACTTGGTCGAACGAGAGCGAATGCTGATCCGCCAGAGTGCCGAAGCGCAGCTGGTGGCCTTACGTGCACAAATCAACCCCCACTTTTTGTTCAACACCCTCAATACGATTGCCGCGCTCATTACAGAGCGTCCAGATGAAGCCGAGGCTGTTGTGGAACACTTAGCAGCAATTTTTCGACACACGCTCCATACCAGCGCCCGTCCTTTTGTAACACTGGAAGAAGAGCTCACGCTAGTACGCCACTACCTGAGCATCGAGCAAATCCGCTTTGGACGCAAGCTGCGTGTGCACATTGAAGTAGAACCAGGGCTTGGCGCAGCCTCTATTCCTGCTTTTGCTGTTCAAACACTGGCCGAAAACGCCGTTCAACACGGTTTAGGCAAACTGCGGAAGGGAGGAACGCTGCACATTCAAGCGCGTCGCCTACCAGACGGTTTGCTTGAAGTGCTGGTTGCGGACTCGGGGATAGGCATCCCGGCACTTTGGGAACAAAATGGGCAGGTCCAGGGGCGACTGCCGTTTTTTGGCATAGGACTACGCAACGTGGCCGAACGCTTGGAACAGCTTTACGGCCGGAGTGATTTGCTTCGTTTTGAGAGCGCTCCGGGGCAAGGCACACGCGTGTGGCTCTACGTTCCCATAAGCACTGCCCCGTAACGTGCGCCAACCTAAACCGTCTAATGCCATGCTGCGCGTGTTAATTGTTGACGATGAACCTCCTGCCCGACAGCGGCTACGCAAACTGCTTGAACCGCTCGTTGCATCGGGCAGGCTAACGCTTCTTGAAGAGGCGGCCGATGGCTTTGAAGCCTTGGCTAAACTACACCAGCAGCCTTTCGATTTGCTCTTGCTTGACGTGCGCATGCCTGAGTTGGATGGCTTTGAGGTGCTAGAGCGTATCGATCCAGACCGCCGTCCTTTTGTAGTGTTTACCACGGCGTACGACGACTATGCCCTGAAGGCTTTTGAAGCTCATGCTATTGACTATCTCCTTAAGCCTGTCAACCAAGAGCGCCTCCAAGAAGCCATTAGCCGCGTTGAGCATTGGCAGGCCGCGGCCTTACGTAAAGCCCAAGAGGAGCGCTTGTCACAGCTTTTAGATTGGCTCGAAAGCCAGCAGCGCGCTGCTGGGCCGCCGACACCTGTACCCGAAGGAGGCTACCTGCAGCAGCTTTCAATCCCCTACCGAGATCGCATCTTGATTGTCCCCGTTGAGCGCCTGGTATCGGCTGAAATCCACCACGGCATCACGCGGCTGTACGTTCTTGAAGAAGATACCCATGCCCGTTTGCACCAGCACCTTGTCGGCTACACGCTGGACCAGCTGGAGGCGCGTTTGGATCCCCAGGCATTTATGCGGGTACACCGATCAGCCATTGTACAGCTGCGCCACATACGAGAGCTGGTGCCCTGGTTTAGCGGGCGCTACAAGCTGCTGCTTACGGGAAATCACGAGGTGATAGCCAGTCGCGAACGGTCCAAACTACTCAAAGACCGCTTAGTGCTGTGAGCGTGCATCTACGCGTACTGCTAGGACTGCTATGCTGGGGAGCCCTGCAGGCAACAGCCCAGCCCGATACGCTACGCGTGCGTTTATTTGAACAGCTAAGCCCAGAAACGCTGGAAGTTACAGCAGTAGAAGCCGATGCGCTGCTTTTTGCCGAAAACTACACGCAGCCGCTCCTGCGTCTGCCTGCCGGCGCCTCGCTTCAGGTTGACCGACGAGGCCCAGAGCTTCGGCTACGCACGCCAGGGGGAACGCTCTTTGCCCGCTGGATTCGCATACAACCTACGGGCAGCGGACTACTGCGCCTAGCAGCCCAGCGCAGCCGCCAAAACGCAGGCCCTTTTACGTATCCTGGATGGCTTCGCATTGCTCCGGAAGGCAATGCGGGACTTTCCATTGTCAATTACGTAGCCCTTGAAGCGTATGTGGCAGCTGTTGTAGCCCGCGAGCATCAATTCGACGACCTGGAAAGCACCAAAGCCCTGGCTGTTGCCGTCCGGACCTATGCGCTGCGCCGCATGCTGCACCCCGACACTGCGCAAGAGGCCGTAGATTATGAAACTCATCAGATGTATGAAGGCATCGATCGCGTTACGCCGCTAATCCGTGAAGCCGTGCGGCAAACGCAGGGGGAAGTGCTTACCTACCAGGGTACGTTGATCGAGGCTGTATATTCGGCCTCAAGTGGTGGGCACACCGCGAATAACGAAACCGTCTGGGATGGCCTACCCCAACCCTACCTGCGTGGCCAGCCTGATCCCTATGATCAAGCTAGTCCTTATCAGCGCTGGGAGGTTTTGATCCCACGTGACCGGCTACTTCACGTGCTTTCGCAGCGATACGGCACACGCATCACAGGATTTCGGATCGGCGAGCGCAGCGCCGATGGCCGTGTGGCTACGATCGAACTGCTGCGCGAAGGCCAGCCTCCTTTGCGCATCCGAGCGAATGAGTTTCGCCTATTGGTCAACGATCACTTTGGTCGTCATACCCTACGCAGCACGTTTTTCCAAGCACAACGCGAAGGCAACACCTATCGCTTCGAGGGTAAAGGCTTTGGCCACGGTGTAGGTCTGAGCCAGTACGGTGCGTTGGAAATGGCCCGCCAAGGGCACAATTACCAGCAAATTTTAGCCTTTTATTATCCGGGAACGACAATCACACACTACGAAGAAAGTCCCTTGTTGGCTATGCAACAAGAAACCCCGTCAATACCTCAGCCAACTTTGGAAGTAACAGCACCTTCCCGTGCCCCAGAAGTCTCCTCAGAAAAGACCATACCTACCCTCCGTACGGTGTCAGGATGGGGCACACCCTCGGAAAGTTCTTCGCTTCAACCCCCCCGCCGACGTATCGGTTGGTAAGCTTTGCATCGCCATGCAAATGTCTGTGTTTTACGGGATATGGGTTGCTTGGGGCCTTAGCATGGCTGTCCATGCACAGCCGCTCCGGCCCGATACGCTACAGACCGAAGACTCGCTGCGCGTTATTGCCCTACCGCCGCTCGTGGTTGAGGCCACGCGTGGTACAACAACGCGACTAGGGGACGCGCTGCCGCTCCTAACGCTGACGCGGCGCGGACCGGAAATTGCACTTACCCCTTCCTTAACGTTAACCGAAACGCTTCGGGAGCTGCCAGGCTTGTGGCTAAACGACCGTCAAAACTACGCCCTAGGGGAACGTTTAATTATCCGCAGTGCCGGCTGGCAGGCTGCTTTTGGACTGCGTGGCGTGCAGGTCATCCTCGACGGCATTCCTTTAACCATGCCCGACGGCCAGGCAGTCTTGGATCCTGTGGACCCCGTTTTCGTTCGCCGGGCAGAATTGCTGCGCGGGCCTTCTGCGGTCTTTTGGGGCAACGGAAGTGGCGGTGCGCTGGTGCTTTCCACTTGGCCTGAACCCTTGCAGCCCGGTGTGCACGGGCGTCTGATCACTGGTAGCTACGGATTGCGCCGCATCGACGGTGAGGTCGCTACGCGCTTGGGTCCTCATGCTCTAGTGGTTCATGCTTCGCATCTAGACCAGGAGGGCTACCGCGTCTACAGCCATACCCGCCTCACTCGCCTGGGTCTACAAACGCACTTTGGGCTTACGCCAAGCAGCCTGCTACGCCTCAGCGCTGCAGCCGCTTGGCTTGATGCCGAGCATCCCGGCTCTCTCACTGCCGAAGAAGTCGCTCGCAACCCACGGCAGGCTAGTGCTCGCAACATACAAACCCGAGCGGGGAAAACGAGCCGCCAAGCCCAACTTGGAGCTACGTTTATGCAGCATGCCGAAACGCATACCGCTAATTTTTCCCTCTTTGGCCTGCTGCGCCAGCTCGATAACCCCCTCCCCTACGCATACATTCAGCTGCAGCGCCAGGCAGCCGGGATGCGCACTACAGTGACGCGTACCCTGACGTCCTGGCGTTTCAGTGCAGGGCTGGACTTTATGCTCCAGGACGACAAGCGGAAAAACTTCACCAACCAAACCGGTCGACCTGGCCCCACGCTGCTCCTCGATCAGCAAGAACGTGTTAGTGAACTGGCCTTGTTTGCTCTGGGCCAACATGAGCTGTCGGCTGCGCTGAGCTTTCTGGCAGGCCTGCGTATGAGTTACCTGTACTTTACCCTCTCGGACTACCGGTTTGTCGATGGCGATCAGTCTGGTCATCGCCGCTTCATGGCTTGGACCCCCGTAATCGGCGTGCACTATCGCCTACAAGCAACGCAAGAGCTTTTTGCTACTTTTGGCACGGCTTTCGAGTCGCCAACAACCACAGAGTTGGTCAACCGACCCGATGGCCACAGCGGCTTCAACCCAGAGCTCAAGCCGCAACAGCTTTATGGCTTTGAGCTAGGCTGGCGTCACCATAGCTCGAAGCTTCAGGCGGACCTGACCCTGTTTTACCAATGGGTACGCGGTCGCCTCTTACCCTTTCAGCTAGAAGCCGATGGCCGCACGTTTTATCGTAATGCCGGACGTAGTCGCCAGTATGGCCTTGAGGCCTGGTTGCAGGCACAGCTTTTACCTAAGCTCCAGGTGCGTGCTTCGTATACAGGCGGCCGCTTTAGGTTTGAAGATGCGGCCCTACGCGGCAATCACATTCCCGGCCTGCCCAGTCATCGGGGCTTCCTTGCACTACGCTATATGCCCGGGCCGCTTTGGATTGAAAGCACGGCAACCGCTGTAGGACCTTTCTACGCTGACGATGCCAACCGCATTCGCGTAAGCGGCTACGTCATTTTTGATCTAACCCTAGGCGCCCAACGCTCGCTTGTGGCTGGCTTTCGGGTGCAGCCTTTTGTCTCGGTACAAAATGTAAGCAACCGGCATTATGTGGGCTCGGTGGTGGTCAATGCCGGTGGGGGACGCTACTTCGAACCGGCTGCGCCGCGAAGCCTCCGTTTTGGCCTCA
Encoded here:
- a CDS encoding CDP-alcohol phosphatidyltransferase family protein → MRYLPNTLTFARIALTPLLLLLLLNGTFTGHLAALGLFVAAAFSDYLDGKLARRLKARTRLGQFLDPFADKVLVLGTFGCLAVLLPKHVPWWAVGVIAGRDLLVTALRTWAEAHGRSLRTLPLAKTKTAVQLAFLIGMLLLMVLRRLPGAAGEGARAVLGSSLPLIALLALLALTVATGLWYLYGTWTQTTLDRHDA
- the dnaK gene encoding molecular chaperone DnaK, whose amino-acid sequence is MGKIIGIDLGTTNSVVAIMEGGEPKVIVNAEGSRTTPSVVAFTTDGERLVGAPAKRQAITNPKNTIFSIKRFMGRFYDEVTEEIKMVPYKVVRGDNNTVRVEVEVGGEKRLYTPQEISAMILQKLKQTAEDYLGEPVTEAVITVPAYFNDAQRKATKEAGEIAGLKVRRILNEPTAAALAYGLDKKEKELKIAVYDLGGGTYDISILELGDGVFEVKATNGDTHLGGDNFDQRLIDYIADEFQKQEGIDLRKDPMALQRLKEAAEKAKIELSSAMKTTINLPFITATPEGPKHLVMEITRAKFEQLIEDLVARTIPPMEQALRDAKLRKEDIDEVILVGGSTRIPLVQRTVEEFFGKKANKSVNPDEVVAVGAAIQAGVLAGEVHDVLLLDVTPLNLGIETLGGVMTVLIPANTTIPTRKSEIFTTASDNQTSVEIHVLQGNREMAVDNRSLGRFILDGIPPAPRGVPQIEVTFDIDANGILHVSARDKATGKEQSIRIEASSGLTPQEIEKMREDARRHAAEDRKRREQVEKLNQADSLIYMTEKNLRDYGDKIPAPKRSKIESALERLKTVHKARNFDELDSAIAQLNQAWNEASQELYQAQQAASQTSDGSSAQGGVREADYEVIDENDRSKS
- a CDS encoding TatD family hydrolase, with protein sequence MWIDTHAHLYLDAFDADREAVINRAREVGVTAIVMPAIDVASIHRALALCDRYPDCYVMAALHPAETRTATEADFAAIVQLCDDPRVVAIGESGLDYYWDRSFMARQQAFLRKHIRLAIEKDLPLILHNRDASEDLVRILREERAASRHPERLRGIFHCFTGPAWVAEAAMELGFLLGIGGIVTFKNSGLADLVRELPLEHLVLETDAPFLAPAPYRGKRNEPAYVRYVGEKVAALKGVTPEVVAQVTSANARRLFRLPEP
- a CDS encoding histidine kinase, with translation MRLPRRLRIAGLLSLVALLTLWPVGRIAYDGWRLVRLVGALPEAPPRGFDWVVWQEREGRIVAAYVFPQSPAARAGIKAGDVFYLLDFQQFFNVEDLKRAIDGLAPGSVHTYALFRDGNYLELRVRFTRYPTFLYPLSASLWQFSLWGFVVGAVVHVLALILVFPLARRGLRARWSLLLILVSALWIGSNLLRLLIIQFFGPPLPGGMTDRAFQLLTFTGLVGWIGFPVLLLRYMLQELHLIYTPWHWSVYFPPLVLGLAVVAATFRPIPLPVTLEAFVAPILFYACCYISLTAGLILWIPRRRSGDSRRWNRTGSLLTFGFAVLLGLSVLDVVPLLGLVSDSAVGWLIVSAQLLSVAPVGLVSLATLKLGKVDLVLERTLSYSTVLGLIFLAFVGGMSLIEPVLARTTTPWQVVGGVYVVLLLIFFERMARWLQRELPAVFSTERQRTRQMLSRFQEQLRHIFSYEALAQQTVEVVGEAFRVRSARLFFRPAETERWISSAYHPEPPYLTEQVLEALWPFIYQEGRIWARNPELNESRLPEAQAQLLESRGITLLIPILGDGQPLGVLALGAKRDRRDFFNLEDLDLLRALSSQLALAIERLHLVERERMLIRQSAEAQLVALRAQINPHFLFNTLNTIAALITERPDEAEAVVEHLAAIFRHTLHTSARPFVTLEEELTLVRHYLSIEQIRFGRKLRVHIEVEPGLGAASIPAFAVQTLAENAVQHGLGKLRKGGTLHIQARRLPDGLLEVLVADSGIGIPALWEQNGQVQGRLPFFGIGLRNVAERLEQLYGRSDLLRFESAPGQGTRVWLYVPISTAP
- a CDS encoding LytR/AlgR family response regulator transcription factor, with translation MLRVLIVDDEPPARQRLRKLLEPLVASGRLTLLEEAADGFEALAKLHQQPFDLLLLDVRMPELDGFEVLERIDPDRRPFVVFTTAYDDYALKAFEAHAIDYLLKPVNQERLQEAISRVEHWQAAALRKAQEERLSQLLDWLESQQRAAGPPTPVPEGGYLQQLSIPYRDRILIVPVERLVSAEIHHGITRLYVLEEDTHARLHQHLVGYTLDQLEARLDPQAFMRVHRSAIVQLRHIRELVPWFSGRYKLLLTGNHEVIASRERSKLLKDRLVL
- a CDS encoding SpoIID/LytB domain-containing protein; protein product: MSVHLRVLLGLLCWGALQATAQPDTLRVRLFEQLSPETLEVTAVEADALLFAENYTQPLLRLPAGASLQVDRRGPELRLRTPGGTLFARWIRIQPTGSGLLRLAAQRSRQNAGPFTYPGWLRIAPEGNAGLSIVNYVALEAYVAAVVAREHQFDDLESTKALAVAVRTYALRRMLHPDTAQEAVDYETHQMYEGIDRVTPLIREAVRQTQGEVLTYQGTLIEAVYSASSGGHTANNETVWDGLPQPYLRGQPDPYDQASPYQRWEVLIPRDRLLHVLSQRYGTRITGFRIGERSADGRVATIELLREGQPPLRIRANEFRLLVNDHFGRHTLRSTFFQAQREGNTYRFEGKGFGHGVGLSQYGALEMARQGHNYQQILAFYYPGTTITHYEESPLLAMQQETPSIPQPTLEVTAPSRAPEVSSEKTIPTLRTVSGWGTPSESSSLQPPRRRIGW
- a CDS encoding TonB-dependent receptor family protein; this encodes MQMSVFYGIWVAWGLSMAVHAQPLRPDTLQTEDSLRVIALPPLVVEATRGTTTRLGDALPLLTLTRRGPEIALTPSLTLTETLRELPGLWLNDRQNYALGERLIIRSAGWQAAFGLRGVQVILDGIPLTMPDGQAVLDPVDPVFVRRAELLRGPSAVFWGNGSGGALVLSTWPEPLQPGVHGRLITGSYGLRRIDGEVATRLGPHALVVHASHLDQEGYRVYSHTRLTRLGLQTHFGLTPSSLLRLSAAAAWLDAEHPGSLTAEEVARNPRQASARNIQTRAGKTSRQAQLGATFMQHAETHTANFSLFGLLRQLDNPLPYAYIQLQRQAAGMRTTVTRTLTSWRFSAGLDFMLQDDKRKNFTNQTGRPGPTLLLDQQERVSELALFALGQHELSAALSFLAGLRMSYLYFTLSDYRFVDGDQSGHRRFMAWTPVIGVHYRLQATQELFATFGTAFESPTTTELVNRPDGHSGFNPELKPQQLYGFELGWRHHSSKLQADLTLFYQWVRGRLLPFQLEADGRTFYRNAGRSRQYGLEAWLQAQLLPKLQVRASYTGGRFRFEDAALRGNHIPGLPSHRGFLALRYMPGPLWIESTATAVGPFYADDANRIRVSGYVIFDLTLGAQRSLVAGFRVQPFVSVQNVSNRHYVGSVVVNAGGGRYFEPAAPRSLRFGLTIGTL